Below is a genomic region from Neorhodopirellula lusitana.
GAGGCCGATGAGAACGAACAAGCAGAGCAGGACAACCGCGCCAAGGATCACCCAACCAGTTAGTTCCGGCGGTCGAGCGAGCAGCGGAAGAAGGAGGATCGCCGCCAACAGAAAAGGCGCGGTGCACCAGAACATGAAACGTGATGGCGGCGGAAGGTCTTGAACTCTCATTGGAGCGGATAACGGAAGTTTTTTACGGCACCGCCCTGAACGAAGCGAGCGATGTCTGAACTACGAGAGATTGTACCAATGCCAGCGAGCGTTGCCAAAGGACGAAGGTGTGCCGAAGGCCTAGCGTAAAAACCATCTTGTGTGCCACTAATCTGGGTGGCGATTCAGGCAGGCAGCCATTCCAGCCAAGTCGCGGAAAAGAAAGTCAGTGAACGTTCCCTCCTCGGTGACCGTGTCCGGTTCGCGACCCTCGGAGTAGAGAAAAACAGGTGGATCATCCGATTCTGCAGGCAGTGAGAAGTAGGCAGCGATGTAACCCTGATGGCCCATGAAACCAACGTAGTGCTCGGGCAGTCTCCAATCCACGCTGTTTTCAGCGAGTAATTCCGGAAGGTATTCGGTATTTGAACGAACGTCCTTGAGGAACCAATTGCAGCCGATGAAAATGCCGTTGTGATCGCGACCCATCCAGCGAAGATATTGGCGATACGCCAGAGGCAGCGAAAAACCAAGGTCGCGTTCTAGATCGGAAATGTCGGATTCGGAGCAACCGACCGGATTGCCTTTCCGCGGCGACACGTGTTGTTCGTAGTAGGTACGCAGTTTGGCGAGATGGTCAGTTTCCATTCGGTTCGCCTGTGGCACACAACGGAAGGTTTTTACGACACCGCCCTAAACGAAGCGGACAATGCCTGAGTTAAGAGAGATTCTACCAAAGCCAAGGCCCGTTGCCAAAGAGCCAAGGTGTGCCGAAGGCCTAGCGTAAAAACCATGTTATGTGACCGTGCGCTACGCTAGAGGCCAAATCCGCGAGTAAACCCCCAAGACCATCGGCGCGAACCACACTTGGGACACTTGCGACGGCAAAAGGCGAACCATTCAAAGAATTCAAGGATGTAGTTGAGGACTA
It encodes:
- a CDS encoding SMI1/KNR4 family protein, coding for METDHLAKLRTYYEQHVSPRKGNPVGCSESDISDLERDLGFSLPLAYRQYLRWMGRDHNGIFIGCNWFLKDVRSNTEYLPELLAENSVDWRLPEHYVGFMGHQGYIAAYFSLPAESDDPPVFLYSEGREPDTVTEEGTFTDFLFRDLAGMAACLNRHPD